One genomic segment of Vulpes vulpes isolate BD-2025 chromosome 2, VulVul3, whole genome shotgun sequence includes these proteins:
- the RPL27 gene encoding large ribosomal subunit protein eL27, which translates to MGKFMKPGKVVLVLAGRYSGRKAVIVKNIDDGTSDRPYSHALVAGIDRYPRKVTAAMGKKKIAKRSKIKSFVKVYNYNHLMPTRYSVDIPLDKTVVNKDVFRDPALKRKARREAKVKFEERYKTGKNKWFFQKLRF; encoded by the exons ATGGGCAAGTTCATGAAACCCGGGAAGGTGGTGCTGGTCCTGGCCGGACGCTACTCCGGACGCAAAGCGGTCATCGTGAAG AACATTGATGATGGCACCTCAGACCGTCCCTACAGCCATGCTCTGGTGGCCGGAATTGACCGCTATCCCCGAAAAGTGACAGCTGCCATGGGCAAGAAGAAAATCGCCAAGAGGTCAAAGATCAAGTCTTTTGTGAAAGTTTATAACTACAATCACCTCATGCCCACAAG GTACTCTGTGGATATCCCTTTGGACAAAACTGTCGTCAACAAGGATGTCTTCAGAGACCCTGCTCTTAAACGCAAAGCCCGACGAGAGGCCAAGGTCAAGTTTGAGGAGAG GTACAAGACTGGCAAGAATAAGTGGTTCTTCCAGAAGCTGCGGTTTTAG